The following are from one region of the Pirellulales bacterium genome:
- a CDS encoding PhoPQ-activated protein PqaA family protein, protein MKTRFKFSICLALLILGGRSISAAEKGESSQPGQGPLHSYVKQPDASYRWVKRQEGKVGKATWAELILTSQTWKDTVWKHQLFVIRPSEVENEAQGIMLIDGGAWSDDLAKPAADDKGGKLPSEAAILAQVAERVKSPVAVLKQVPNQPIFDGLTEDGAISYTFEQYINTGDSSWPLLLPMVKSAVRGMDAVQEFAKQEWSLDIKNFTLTGASKRGWTTWLTASVDPRVNAFAPMVIDMLNMGVQMKHQVATFGEFSEQIQDYTNRGIQQQNDSDVGRMLQAIVDPYAYRALLTQPKVILLGTNDRYWPLDALNLYWNGLAGEKHILYVPNNGHGLNDFTRIIGTVSALHRQAAGGKHLAKLTWELTDNDERATLNIKADTKPDKVSAWVATAATRDFRESKWTSHPTELVEGAYQYKLERPKSGYAAVFGEAVFDTDHQPYFLSTNVKLVKAKDAADDTAK, encoded by the coding sequence GTGAAAACTCGTTTTAAGTTTAGCATTTGCCTCGCGTTATTGATCCTGGGCGGACGATCGATTTCGGCCGCGGAAAAGGGAGAATCGTCGCAGCCCGGACAGGGGCCGCTGCATAGCTACGTCAAACAGCCTGACGCCAGCTACCGCTGGGTCAAACGCCAGGAAGGCAAGGTCGGCAAAGCGACGTGGGCCGAGTTGATCCTTACTTCGCAGACCTGGAAAGACACAGTCTGGAAACACCAGCTGTTCGTGATCCGTCCCAGTGAAGTCGAGAACGAGGCGCAAGGCATCATGCTGATCGATGGCGGTGCCTGGAGCGACGACCTGGCCAAGCCCGCGGCGGATGACAAAGGGGGCAAGCTGCCGTCCGAGGCGGCGATCTTGGCGCAGGTTGCTGAGCGCGTGAAGAGTCCTGTCGCGGTGCTAAAGCAAGTGCCGAACCAGCCGATCTTCGACGGACTGACCGAAGACGGCGCGATCTCTTACACGTTCGAGCAGTACATCAACACGGGCGATTCTTCCTGGCCGCTATTGTTGCCGATGGTCAAGAGCGCGGTCCGCGGCATGGATGCCGTGCAGGAATTCGCCAAGCAAGAGTGGTCGCTCGACATCAAGAACTTCACGCTCACAGGCGCTTCCAAGCGTGGTTGGACCACTTGGCTCACCGCATCGGTCGATCCACGCGTCAACGCTTTTGCGCCGATGGTCATCGACATGCTCAACATGGGCGTGCAGATGAAGCACCAGGTGGCAACGTTCGGCGAATTCTCTGAACAGATCCAGGACTACACCAATCGCGGCATTCAGCAACAGAACGACAGCGACGTCGGGCGCATGTTGCAGGCGATCGTCGATCCCTACGCCTATCGCGCGCTGTTGACGCAGCCCAAGGTGATCCTGCTGGGCACGAACGACCGATACTGGCCGCTCGACGCCTTGAACTTGTACTGGAACGGCCTCGCGGGCGAGAAGCACATTCTGTACGTGCCCAACAACGGCCACGGGTTGAACGACTTTACGCGCATCATCGGGACGGTGTCGGCTCTGCACCGTCAGGCGGCGGGCGGCAAGCACCTCGCCAAGCTGACGTGGGAATTGACCGACAACGATGAGCGCGCGACTCTGAACATCAAGGCCGACACCAAACCGGACAAGGTTTCAGCCTGGGTGGCCACGGCCGCCACCCGCGATTTCCGCGAGTCGAAATGGACCAGCCACCCGACGGAGCTGGTCGAGGGGGCCTACCAGTACAAGCTGGAACGGCCGAAATCAGGCTATGCGGCGGTGTTCGGCGAAGCGGTGTTCGACACGGATCATCAGCCTTATTTCCTGTCGACCAACGTCAAGCTGGTGAAGGCCAAGGACGCTGCGGACGATACTGCCAAATAG
- a CDS encoding HEAT repeat domain-containing protein: protein MIPKQSLRPSYPACGLAQAVAHGLGLTGWSLAARQPSAVAVLATVTIAAALTSAGCGQIAAVKEKPTTDEIRQIQATVEAQKPALDATPSITQQAIYRPWGVKETAVDALGRIGESAVPTLITALSDANPRVRAQAGRALARMGAAGKDAVPTLMERLDDPDEDVRQAAARALGQMGPFAAPAVPALVGMIESPDGKAPASTIPPLVPQPGAARQ from the coding sequence ATGATCCCAAAACAAAGCCTTCGCCCAAGCTATCCGGCATGCGGACTTGCTCAAGCCGTGGCGCACGGCCTGGGTCTGACCGGTTGGTCTCTCGCCGCCAGGCAGCCGAGCGCCGTGGCGGTGCTAGCGACCGTGACAATCGCGGCGGCGCTGACGAGCGCCGGCTGCGGCCAGATTGCCGCCGTTAAAGAAAAGCCCACGACCGACGAGATCCGCCAGATTCAGGCGACCGTCGAGGCGCAGAAGCCGGCGCTGGACGCGACTCCGTCGATCACGCAACAGGCCATCTATCGTCCCTGGGGCGTCAAGGAAACCGCCGTCGACGCGTTGGGCCGCATCGGCGAAAGCGCCGTTCCGACGCTGATCACCGCGCTGTCGGACGCCAATCCACGCGTCCGCGCGCAGGCCGGCCGGGCATTGGCACGGATGGGAGCCGCCGGCAAGGACGCCGTGCCGACATTAATGGAACGGCTCGATGACCCGGACGAGGATGTCCGCCAGGCCGCGGCCCGCGCCCTGGGGCAAATGGGTCCGTTCGCGGCGCCCGCCGTGCCGGCGCTCGTGGGCATGATCGAATCGCCCGACGGCAAAGCGCCCGCTTCGACGATCCCACCGTTGGTCCCACAACCAGGCGCCGCTCGACAGTAA
- a CDS encoding thiamine pyrophosphate-dependent enzyme has translation MAISGVQALLEMLANLGVRYLFGNPGTTELPLSDALVADRRIEYILGLQEVPVVAMADGYAQASRSLGFVNLHISCGLGNAMGMLYNAHRAGTPLLVTAGQQDRRLMFEEPILWSDMVRVAKPWMKWAAEVQRVQDLPTAIRRAAQVALTPPTGPVFLSLPMDLQSEIAELDLTTAKPLDVRVRPPVEALRQAAAVLAGARNPAILVGSRTTEGDAVAELVAVAEQLGAPVMSESGTTHGRLGFPADHPLSAPGMPIWSPEVRARLADHDVIFVVGMDLLRLYVYFEPSRAIPEHIRIVHIDQDPWQLGKNYPVEVGLLGDLKVGLAELSALLRTTMSAAQVEQAKSRAAAIAETHTRARTALIEEARTQRSARPLTPLTLMSSVAHVLPPNVAVVEEAVTTTGTYLERLAALKNTTGYFGHRGWALGWGLGCAMGVQLAWPERPVLALLGEGASMYGIQGLWTAARYRLPVTFVICNNAQYQILKVGAQQIGYPAARAGHFVGMDLAEPEIDFVGLARSLGVEAARITDPDELESKLKESLAGDRPRLFDVPVQRGSPPRLNYG, from the coding sequence ATGGCCATCAGCGGCGTGCAGGCATTGCTCGAAATGCTCGCCAATCTCGGCGTGCGTTATTTGTTCGGAAATCCCGGCACGACAGAGCTACCGCTTTCAGACGCCTTGGTAGCGGATCGCCGGATTGAATACATCCTGGGTCTACAGGAAGTGCCCGTCGTGGCCATGGCCGACGGCTATGCCCAGGCCTCGCGCTCGCTGGGATTTGTCAATCTGCACATCAGCTGCGGACTGGGGAACGCGATGGGCATGCTGTACAACGCCCATCGCGCCGGCACACCGCTGTTGGTGACGGCCGGCCAGCAGGATCGCCGGCTGATGTTCGAAGAGCCGATTCTGTGGTCAGACATGGTCCGCGTGGCCAAGCCGTGGATGAAATGGGCGGCCGAAGTGCAGCGGGTCCAGGATCTGCCGACCGCGATTCGCCGCGCCGCGCAAGTGGCGCTGACGCCGCCGACCGGCCCGGTGTTCCTCTCGCTGCCGATGGACCTGCAAAGCGAAATCGCTGAGCTAGACCTGACTACGGCCAAGCCGCTGGACGTGCGCGTCCGCCCGCCCGTCGAGGCACTGCGGCAAGCCGCCGCCGTGCTGGCCGGGGCCCGCAACCCGGCGATACTCGTTGGCAGCCGCACCACCGAGGGGGATGCCGTGGCCGAGCTCGTGGCCGTGGCCGAACAGCTGGGCGCGCCGGTGATGTCGGAATCGGGCACGACGCACGGCCGCCTCGGCTTTCCGGCCGATCATCCCCTCTCGGCCCCCGGTATGCCGATCTGGTCTCCCGAAGTGCGCGCGCGACTGGCCGATCACGATGTGATCTTTGTCGTCGGCATGGATTTGCTGCGCTTGTACGTATACTTCGAACCGTCGCGCGCGATCCCCGAGCATATCCGCATCGTGCACATCGATCAGGACCCCTGGCAGTTGGGCAAGAACTATCCGGTCGAGGTCGGTCTGTTGGGCGATTTGAAAGTCGGGCTCGCCGAGCTGAGTGCGTTGTTGCGCACGACCATGTCGGCCGCGCAAGTCGAGCAAGCCAAAAGTCGCGCCGCGGCGATCGCCGAGACGCACACTCGCGCACGCACGGCGCTCATCGAAGAGGCGCGCACCCAGCGCAGCGCGCGGCCGCTGACGCCACTGACGTTGATGTCGAGCGTGGCGCATGTGTTGCCGCCCAACGTGGCCGTCGTCGAAGAGGCCGTGACCACAACCGGCACGTACTTGGAGCGTCTTGCGGCCTTGAAAAACACGACCGGCTACTTCGGCCATCGCGGTTGGGCCCTGGGGTGGGGCCTGGGCTGCGCGATGGGAGTGCAACTCGCCTGGCCCGAGCGCCCCGTATTGGCTCTCTTGGGTGAGGGAGCGTCGATGTACGGCATTCAAGGGCTGTGGACCGCGGCCCGCTACCGGCTGCCGGTCACGTTCGTCATCTGCAACAACGCGCAGTACCAGATTCTGAAAGTGGGCGCGCAGCAGATCGGTTATCCGGCAGCCCGCGCCGGGCACTTCGTCGGCATGGATCTGGCCGAGCCCGAGATCGACTTTGTCGGCTTGGCTCGTTCGCTTGGCGTGGAAGCGGCGCGGATTACCGATCCGGATGAGTTGGAGTCGAAGCTCAAGGAATCATTGGCCGGCGATCGACCGCGACTGTTCGACGTGCCAGTGCAGCGCGGCAGCCCACCACGGCTGAACTACGGATAA
- a CDS encoding VOC family protein, which produces MTTALPIRSLNHVGRLTKHLEESKAFYRDVLGFQEILRPNFDFQGAWLFNYGLQIHLIVNESVPDPSGPIQTRDGHLAFEVDDLATVEKRLEERGIPFRKNTVAQTGREQIFFRDPDGHHIEVGIYAPSQPVA; this is translated from the coding sequence ATGACCACCGCACTCCCCATTCGTTCCTTGAATCATGTGGGCCGTCTCACCAAGCACTTGGAAGAGAGCAAGGCCTTTTATCGCGACGTGCTCGGCTTTCAGGAAATCTTGCGGCCGAACTTCGACTTTCAGGGGGCGTGGCTGTTCAACTACGGTTTGCAAATTCACCTGATCGTGAACGAATCGGTTCCGGATCCGAGCGGCCCGATCCAGACGCGCGATGGCCACCTGGCCTTCGAGGTCGACGACCTGGCCACCGTGGAAAAGCGACTGGAAGAGCGCGGCATCCCGTTCCGCAAAAACACCGTGGCCCAGACCGGCCGAGAGCAGATTTTTTTCCGCGATCCGGACGGCCATCACATTGAGGTGGGGATCTATGCGCCGTCGCAGCCGGTCGCGTAG
- a CDS encoding thiolase family protein: MPQPVIVDAVRTPFGRKGGAYRDIRPDALLALALKGLTERVGLPPAKIEDVVTGCVTQAGEQGANIGRLAVLLAGFPVEVPAVTLNRMCGSSQQAIHFAAQQIGAGDAAYSIGAGIEHMTRAPMFSDIGTLDKMNPELFQRFDLIHQGESAERMADKYKITRADVDRYSMESHRRASQAAHDKRNKEILPTDGIDGAGAKVTLTRDEGIRDVLDPAKIASLPTVFRPDGGGVVTAANSSQVSDGAAAVLVADREVALSDGFKPRARFLARVAVGDDPTLQLAGVIPATVKALKRAGLTINDIDWIEINEAFASVVLGWAKEIKPNMERVNPWGGAIAHGHPLGATGAGLMAKMLVGLEATGGRLGLQTMCIGHGMATATIIERI; the protein is encoded by the coding sequence ATGCCTCAACCCGTGATCGTCGACGCCGTACGGACCCCGTTTGGCCGCAAGGGGGGCGCGTATCGAGACATACGCCCCGACGCCCTGTTGGCCTTGGCCCTGAAGGGGCTCACCGAGCGCGTCGGTTTGCCGCCGGCCAAGATCGAAGACGTGGTCACGGGTTGCGTCACCCAGGCCGGCGAGCAGGGCGCCAACATCGGTCGATTGGCCGTGCTGTTGGCGGGCTTTCCCGTCGAGGTGCCAGCCGTGACCCTCAACCGCATGTGCGGATCGAGTCAGCAGGCGATTCATTTTGCCGCCCAACAGATCGGCGCCGGCGACGCGGCCTATTCCATTGGCGCGGGCATCGAGCACATGACGCGCGCGCCGATGTTCAGCGATATCGGCACGCTCGACAAGATGAACCCCGAGCTGTTCCAGCGCTTCGACCTGATCCACCAGGGAGAAAGTGCCGAGCGCATGGCCGACAAGTACAAGATCACACGCGCCGACGTCGATCGCTATTCGATGGAGAGTCATCGCCGCGCGTCGCAGGCCGCGCACGACAAGCGCAACAAAGAGATCCTGCCGACCGACGGGATCGACGGCGCCGGGGCCAAGGTGACTCTCACGCGCGACGAGGGCATCCGCGACGTACTAGATCCAGCCAAGATCGCTTCGCTGCCGACGGTGTTTCGGCCCGACGGCGGCGGCGTGGTGACGGCCGCCAACAGCAGCCAGGTGTCCGACGGTGCCGCCGCGGTGCTGGTGGCCGATCGCGAAGTCGCCCTCAGCGATGGCTTCAAGCCGAGGGCCCGATTCCTGGCACGCGTGGCCGTGGGTGACGATCCCACGTTGCAGTTGGCCGGCGTGATTCCGGCCACAGTCAAGGCGCTCAAACGCGCCGGGCTAACCATCAACGACATCGATTGGATCGAGATCAACGAGGCCTTCGCCAGCGTCGTGCTCGGCTGGGCCAAGGAGATCAAGCCGAATATGGAGCGCGTGAATCCCTGGGGCGGAGCCATCGCTCATGGACATCCACTGGGCGCAACGGGCGCCGGCCTGATGGCCAAAATGCTGGTGGGCTTGGAGGCCACCGGCGGCCGGCTAGGCTTACAAACCATGTGCATCGGCCACGGCATGGCCACGGCCACGATCATCGAGCGCATTTAG
- a CDS encoding long-chain fatty acid--CoA ligase, with product MLNGLIMDYQLTIPTMLRRAEQLHFDREIVTRLPCKTRHCYTYADMVERTKRLSLALKRLGVQSGDRVGTFCWNHYQHLEAYFAIPSAGGVLHTLNLRLHPNDLTYIAGHAGDKIVLVDDVLWPLFEKFKDNVPFEHIVVVPTTGKPTPPGTLNYEDLLAAEDPARFEYPDLDERQAAAMCYTSGTTGKPKGVLASHRALVLHSIVNGLADTQGICESDVTQAVVPMFHANAWGLPFCCLLVGAKQVFPGPHLDPQSLLEQMVAERVTVTAGVPTIWLGILQILDNNPQAYDLSSVRAMVVGGSAAPPSMIRGFQERHNLNIVHAWGMTELCPMGTIANLPQRLTGASEEEKYSFRAKQGRPVPLVEVRGRNENGIIPSDGQTMGELEVRGPWIASSYYECPEGSVSFTEDGWFRTGDIVAIHADGCIQLQDRAKDVIKSGGEWISSVALENALMGHPAVAEAAVVPVEHPKWAERPLAVVVLKPNQQASPQELIGFLAPQFAKWWLPEDVEFVDEIPRTSAGKFLKSALRERFWNYYSNKGACGVVAPHAAKPVSA from the coding sequence ATGTTGAACGGCTTGATCATGGACTATCAACTCACGATTCCCACCATGCTGCGCCGCGCCGAGCAGTTGCACTTCGATCGCGAGATCGTCACCCGCCTGCCGTGCAAAACCCGGCACTGCTACACCTACGCCGACATGGTCGAGCGGACCAAACGCCTGTCGTTGGCATTAAAACGGTTGGGCGTGCAAAGCGGCGACCGCGTGGGCACATTCTGCTGGAACCACTATCAGCACCTGGAAGCTTATTTTGCCATTCCCTCCGCCGGCGGCGTGTTGCACACGTTGAACCTGCGACTGCACCCCAACGATCTGACCTACATTGCCGGGCACGCCGGCGACAAGATTGTTTTGGTCGATGACGTGCTGTGGCCGCTCTTCGAAAAGTTCAAGGACAACGTTCCCTTCGAACACATCGTCGTCGTGCCGACGACCGGCAAGCCGACGCCGCCCGGCACGCTCAATTACGAAGACCTGCTGGCCGCTGAAGATCCGGCCCGCTTCGAATACCCCGATCTCGACGAGCGGCAGGCGGCCGCCATGTGCTACACCTCGGGCACAACGGGCAAGCCCAAGGGCGTGTTGGCCTCGCACCGCGCTCTCGTGTTGCATTCGATCGTCAATGGCCTGGCCGACACGCAAGGCATTTGCGAGAGCGATGTCACGCAGGCCGTGGTGCCGATGTTCCATGCCAATGCCTGGGGGTTGCCATTCTGCTGCTTGCTGGTTGGCGCCAAACAGGTTTTTCCGGGGCCGCATCTTGATCCGCAAAGCTTGCTTGAGCAGATGGTGGCCGAACGCGTCACGGTCACGGCCGGCGTGCCGACGATCTGGCTCGGCATCCTGCAGATTCTCGACAACAACCCCCAGGCCTACGACTTGTCGAGCGTGCGCGCCATGGTCGTGGGGGGCTCGGCCGCGCCCCCCAGCATGATTCGCGGCTTCCAAGAGCGGCACAATCTGAACATAGTCCACGCCTGGGGCATGACCGAGTTGTGTCCGATGGGGACGATTGCCAATCTGCCGCAGCGACTGACCGGTGCCTCGGAAGAAGAGAAGTACAGCTTCCGCGCGAAGCAAGGCCGGCCGGTCCCCTTGGTCGAAGTGCGCGGCCGCAACGAAAACGGCATCATTCCCAGCGACGGCCAGACCATGGGCGAGCTCGAAGTGCGCGGACCGTGGATCGCTAGCAGCTACTACGAATGCCCGGAAGGAAGTGTCTCGTTCACCGAAGATGGCTGGTTTCGCACCGGCGACATCGTGGCCATCCACGCCGACGGTTGCATTCAATTGCAAGATCGGGCCAAAGACGTGATCAAATCGGGGGGCGAATGGATCAGCTCCGTAGCGCTGGAGAATGCCCTGATGGGGCATCCGGCCGTCGCCGAGGCGGCCGTGGTGCCGGTCGAGCATCCCAAGTGGGCCGAGCGTCCACTGGCCGTGGTGGTGCTCAAACCCAATCAGCAGGCCAGCCCGCAGGAACTGATCGGTTTTCTGGCGCCGCAATTCGCCAAATGGTGGTTGCCAGAAGATGTCGAGTTCGTCGACGAGATCCCCCGCACTTCGGCCGGCAAGTTTCTGAAGTCTGCTCTGCGCGAGCGTTTTTGGAATTACTACTCGAACAAGGGGGCCTGCGGCGTCGTGGCGCCCCACGCGGCCAAGCCGGTTTCGGCCTGA
- a CDS encoding peptidylprolyl isomerase — translation MSRWCLSLLIPTIVLPAVAHGQADVARAEMIAVSALKPPGTIVAKVAGKPVDVAAVNRLVKVALHGRPVSKAALPGLEAQALSQVINRRLVELYLDSQKVSVTDAEIDKAIAEREKEMQKQGTDLAVIRAESGFTAAAYRDEVKWELRRNKFLRGVLTDEQLEKYFDAHRQQFDGTELRVSHILLRPDGALTPDEVDSLSARADSIRDEIIGDITTFEDAAKKYSSGPSREKGGDLGFITRHGVMPEEFAKEAFALDKDEISPPVTTHLGVHLIKCTELRPGKNTWRDVRKELVPAATNSVFAQLAAGMREKAEIDYTGAMAHIDPETGNLVEATDAAADKDAADKDSSAEGK, via the coding sequence ATGTCTCGCTGGTGCTTATCGCTATTGATTCCGACGATCGTCCTGCCGGCGGTCGCGCACGGGCAAGCTGATGTGGCCCGGGCCGAAATGATCGCCGTCAGTGCCCTGAAACCGCCGGGCACCATTGTCGCCAAGGTGGCTGGCAAGCCCGTCGACGTGGCGGCTGTCAACCGGCTGGTCAAGGTCGCCCTGCACGGCCGACCGGTCAGCAAGGCGGCGCTGCCGGGGCTGGAAGCCCAGGCATTGTCTCAGGTCATCAACCGCCGGCTCGTCGAGCTGTATCTCGACAGCCAGAAGGTTTCGGTCACCGACGCCGAGATCGACAAGGCGATCGCGGAACGAGAAAAAGAGATGCAAAAGCAAGGGACCGATCTGGCCGTCATTCGCGCCGAATCCGGGTTCACGGCGGCCGCCTACCGTGACGAAGTCAAATGGGAGCTGCGCCGTAATAAATTCCTGCGCGGCGTACTCACCGATGAACAGCTGGAAAAGTACTTCGACGCACACCGCCAGCAATTCGATGGCACCGAGCTGCGTGTGTCGCACATCTTGCTGCGCCCCGACGGGGCGCTAACGCCCGATGAGGTCGATTCGCTATCGGCTCGCGCCGATTCGATCCGCGATGAAATCATTGGCGATATCACGACCTTCGAGGATGCCGCGAAGAAATACTCGAGCGGTCCCAGCCGCGAGAAGGGCGGGGACCTTGGCTTCATTACACGGCATGGCGTGATGCCCGAAGAGTTCGCCAAGGAGGCCTTCGCCCTGGACAAAGACGAGATCAGCCCCCCGGTGACAACCCACCTAGGCGTACACTTGATTAAATGCACAGAGCTGCGCCCGGGCAAGAATACCTGGCGCGACGTGCGCAAGGAGCTGGTGCCCGCCGCCACGAATAGCGTCTTCGCGCAACTGGCCGCCGGCATGCGCGAAAAGGCCGAAATCGACTACACCGGCGCCATGGCCCACATTGATCCCGAGACGGGTAACCTGGTCGAGGCGACGGACGCAGCGGCCGATAAAGACGCCGCCGATAAGGACAGCTCTGCCGAAGGCAAGTAG
- the mutY gene encoding A/G-specific adenine glycosylase — translation MPRAAKPSGRDTTGKRRAAPAPGKAASPRTQQRATRSAGKQKQPVRLPAGKGSGGAGRPRAGLQRVMLHTTSLHAESLTQLAAPRWRTALRRRLLAWYDRGARDLPWRRSRDPYLVWVSEIMLQQTVVAAVVPYFQRFVARFPTVEALANAAEEEVLRLWEGLGYYRRARQLHGAAQVVRNRHAGVFPRDIAEVRRLPGIGRYTAGAILSISFDDPHPILEANTVRLLARLLAYEGVTTSSSGQQILWGAAETLLPRRDTGRFNQALMELGSQVCTPRNPRCDECPLAELCPTHREGLTEQIPAVRPRPTIEEVREAAVVVRRQKNVLLVRRQAGERWAGLWDFPRFALPAGSANISQALIDGVARSAGWRVAPGRLLMTIRHSVTRFRITLDCYEADCLGAVKEHPTHAETRWVAPRALADFPLSTSARKLARRVAESAS, via the coding sequence ATGCCTCGCGCAGCCAAGCCGTCGGGACGCGATACGACGGGTAAGCGCCGTGCGGCCCCTGCGCCAGGGAAGGCGGCCTCGCCACGGACCCAGCAGCGCGCCACCCGATCTGCCGGCAAGCAAAAACAACCTGTGCGCCTGCCGGCTGGCAAAGGTTCCGGCGGCGCAGGAAGGCCTCGCGCCGGTTTACAGCGCGTGATGCTGCATACCACGTCGCTGCACGCCGAGTCGCTGACGCAGCTTGCCGCGCCGCGTTGGCGCACGGCGCTACGGCGCCGATTGCTGGCCTGGTACGACCGCGGCGCGCGCGATCTCCCCTGGCGTCGATCGCGCGATCCCTACCTGGTGTGGGTCAGCGAAATCATGCTGCAACAAACGGTGGTGGCGGCCGTCGTCCCCTATTTTCAGCGGTTTGTCGCCAGGTTCCCTACAGTTGAAGCGTTGGCCAACGCCGCGGAAGAGGAAGTCTTGCGGCTGTGGGAGGGGTTGGGCTATTACCGTCGCGCGCGGCAACTGCACGGCGCCGCGCAGGTGGTGCGCAACCGGCATGCCGGCGTCTTCCCGCGCGACATCGCCGAGGTGCGCCGCCTGCCGGGCATCGGGCGCTACACGGCCGGCGCGATTCTGTCGATCTCGTTCGACGACCCTCATCCGATTCTGGAAGCCAACACGGTCCGGCTGCTGGCCCGGCTATTGGCTTACGAAGGGGTGACCACTTCCAGCAGCGGACAACAGATTCTGTGGGGCGCGGCCGAAACACTGCTGCCGCGGCGCGATACGGGACGCTTCAACCAGGCGTTGATGGAGTTAGGGAGCCAGGTTTGCACACCGCGCAACCCCCGCTGCGACGAGTGCCCACTTGCCGAGCTCTGCCCGACGCATCGCGAGGGACTGACCGAACAAATTCCCGCGGTGCGTCCGCGCCCCACGATCGAAGAAGTGCGCGAGGCCGCCGTCGTCGTGCGGCGCCAAAAGAACGTCCTGCTCGTGCGTCGCCAGGCGGGCGAGCGTTGGGCTGGCCTGTGGGATTTTCCGCGATTCGCGCTTCCGGCCGGCAGCGCGAACATATCGCAGGCGCTGATCGACGGCGTAGCCCGCTCGGCAGGCTGGCGCGTCGCGCCGGGACGCCTGTTGATGACGATTCGCCACAGTGTGACCAGGTTCCGGATCACGCTCGATTGCTACGAAGCGGACTGCCTGGGCGCCGTGAAAGAGCACCCCACGCATGCCGAGACGCGCTGGGTGGCGCCGCGCGCGTTGGCCGATTTCCCGCTCAGCACCTCGGCCCGCAAGCTGGCCCGACGGGTAGCAGAAAGTGCGTCCTAG